Proteins encoded in a region of the Fundulus heteroclitus isolate FHET01 chromosome 2, MU-UCD_Fhet_4.1, whole genome shotgun sequence genome:
- the fan1 gene encoding fanconi-associated nuclease 1, whose product MAGRTNKDKLRRSLSLRNKRKDDAKAGTPISSFFRSQPPASLACPLCGQLVPRFKINDHIDLQCENFDRGDNAGASGGREEDASGVQLPPASHLSKSPELDQRGEDAKTGASPYFKKNNSLQAPREINSKTVVRAIGLGSLSSKLSRKYSKRAEESGQSDQMSPEESASSSQKENVQVCPEDACASALDTSVDAPAAAAGEPSSAEKPSSKQPTSTSKLEKRKNKASFGAGLGKKAKYGGESEEASSGPDPEESTRQRREPEAPPSLHDTPERSITAVGVDSAPEAERSDAPSLPYYLRNFQTVLHAVLENEDDRTLFNQEDMAVVHGFRRLSVVAQKLYVRLFQRKLKWLQVSKLDYGEICRDLGPVAQELVQIGFLQTEEDLEDLGEALDLLPAPELKALAKTFHLGGSGTQKQQVIEGLLRLSRQKSFFSPASGQSRVGTVILKRAKQLAGACVRLCRGPRAVFSRVLLLFSLTDTMDEEEMAAGGQNQLFTILLVNSGRLAFPDYTVQRAAKVFRDREDLVRYEASMRALLEVTLAMQGGQWEQALELYTAAKGAWCELRLNHDLSHQEELPVFLRSFTTGWAYTRVLSRGVEILQRLRRYEDAVEELRALLKQSVYCPDSRGRWWDRLALNLHQHLKKPDQAICAMRDGLSDPLVRTGHRLSLHQRALRMKEAPSCKKYRLQLRELPAVHVRDVKHVTIRGQLFPHEGGMGKSRFLLPESEEGEDGSAHATVICSVEELCLAHYRHLGFDQGIHGEGSTFSTLFGLLMWDIIFMEGIPDVFRNPYQACPLDLYTDCFYENRREAVASRVRLLREASVETLRDMLEDVWTSQEGKVCSLVSWERFSSLQQAQSLIACLGGVFLGGVIERMAKDYRHCRGGLPDLVVWNTTNNTYKLVEVKGPSDRLSQKQQIWLDELQRLGADVEVCHVTATGARGARLEETNT is encoded by the exons ATGGCAGGAAGGACGAACAAAGATAAACTGCGGCGAAGCTTGTCTTTGAGGAACAAGAGGAAAGACGACGCTAAAGCTGGGACTCCCATCTCCTCTTTCTTCCGGAGCCAGCCTCCGGCGAGCCTGGCCTGTCCCCTCTGTGGACAGCTGGTCCCAAGATTCAAGATCAATGATCACATCGACCTGCAGTGTGAGAACTTTGACAGAGGGGACAACGCTGGAGCCTCTggaggcagagaggaggatgcttcAGGCGTCCAGCTGCCACCTGCAAGCCATCTGTCAAAGTCCCCTGAGCTGGACCAGAGAGGCGAGGACGCAAAAACCGGGGCCAGTCCTTATTTTAAGAAGAACAACTCTCTGCAGGCTCCACGGGAGATAAACAGCAAGACTGTGGTCAGAGCCATTGGCTTAGGGAGTCTGTCCTCCAAGCtgtccagaaaatacagcaaACGCGCAGAGGAGAGCGGCCAGTCTGATCAGATGAGTCCTGAGGAGTCGGCCAGCAGCTCCCAGAAGGAGAACGTCCAGGTCTGTCCAGAAGACGCTTGTGCTTCAGCGTTGGACACCAGCGTGGACGctccggcagcagcagcaggagagccATCGTCTGCAGAGAAACCATCCTCCAAGCAACCGACCTCCACGTCCAAActggaaaagaggaaaaacaaagcctCCTTCGGTGCTGGTTTAGGAAAGAAAGCAAAATATGGAGGAGAATCAGAGGAGGCATCATCTGGTCCTGACCCAGAGGAAAGCACCAGGCAGCGGCGTGAACCCGAGGCTCCCCCGTCTCTCCACGACACGCCAGAAAGGAGCATCACCGCCGTCGGGGTGGATTCGGCGCCGGAGGCCGAGAGGTCCGACGCCCCGTCGCTTCCCTACTACCTGCGAAACTTCCAGACCGTGCTTCACGCCGTGTTGGAGAACGAGGACGACAGGACGCTCTTCAACCAGGAGGACATGGCGGTGGTCCACGGCTTTCGGAGGTTGTCGG TCGTGGCCCAGAAGCTGTATGTGAGGCTCTTTCAGAGGAAACTGAAGTGGCTGCAGGTCAGTAAGCTGGATTACGGCGAGATCTGCAGAGATCTGGGGCCGGTCGCCCAGGAACTGGTCCAGATAGGTTTTCTACAGACAG AGGAGGACCTGGAGGACCTCGGGGAGGCTCTGGATCTCCTTCCCGCCCCTGAACTTAAAGCTCTGGCTAAAACTTTCCACCTGGGCGGTTCTGGCACTCAAAAGCAGCAGGTAATCGAAGGGCTTCTCCGTCTGAGCAGGCAGAAGTCGTTCTTCTCGCCGGCCTCCGGTCAGAGCAGAGTTGGGACGGTGATCCTGAAACG GGCAAAGCAGCTGGCAGGGGCCTGTGTGCGCCTGTGTCGCGGGCCCCGGGCCGTCTTCTCCCGCGTCCTGCTGCTCTTCTCTTTGACGGACACCATGGACGAGGAGGAAATGGCAGCGGGGGGTCAGAACCAGCTTTTCACCATCCTGTTGGTGAACTCGGGCCGGCTGGCCTTCCCTGACTACACCGTGCAGCGAGCGGCCAAGGTCTTTCGAGACAGAGAGGATCTCGTCAG ATATGAAGCGTCCATGCGAGCCCTGCTGGAGGTTACCCTGGCCATGCAGGGCGGTCAGTGGGAGCAGGCCCTGGAGCTTTACACCGCCGCTAAAGGAGCCTGGTGTGAGCTCCGCCTCAACCACGACCTCAG TCACCAGGAAGAGCTGCCGGTGTTCCTCCGCAGCTTCACGACGGGATGGGCGTACACGCGCGTCTTGTCCAGAGGAGTGGAGATCTTACAGAGGCTGCGTCGCTACGAG GATGCGGTGGAGGAGCTGCGGGCCTTGCTGAAGCAGTCCGTCTACTGTCCTGACAGCCGGGGCCGATGGTGGGACAGGCTGGCTCTGAACCTTCACCAGCACCTCAAAAAACCCGATCAA GCTATCTGTGCTATGAGAGATGGGCTGTCGGATCCTCTGGTGCGCACCGGCCACAGACTCTCCCTCCATCAGAGAGCTCTCAGGATGAAAGAGGCTCCCAGCTGTAAAAAGTACCGGCTGCAGCTCCGAGAGCTGCCCGCCGTCCACGTCCGAGATGTTAAACAT GTGACCATCCGGGGTCAGCTGTTTCCTCACGAAGGCGGCATGGGGAAATCCAGATTCCTTTTACCTGAAAGTGAAGAAGGAGAGGATGGGAGCGCTCATGCCACCGTAATATGCTCAGTCGAAGAGCTTTGCTTGGCTCATTACCGACATCTAGGCTTTGACCAAG GCATCCACGGCGAAGGATCCACGTTCTCCACCTTGTTCGGTCTTCTGATGTGGGACATCATCTTCATGGAAGGCATCCCGGACGTCTTCAGGAACCCGTACCAG GCCTGTCCTCTGGATCTGTACACCGACTGCTTCTACGAAAACAGGCGGGAAGCCGTAGCCTCTCGTGTCCGGCTGCTGCGCGAGGCGTCCGTGGAAACGCTGCGCGACATGCTGGAGGACGTGTGGACATCTCAGGAGGGTAAAGTGTGCTCGCTGGTCAGCTGGGAGCGTTTCTCGTCCCTTCAGCAGGCGCAG TCTCTGATCGCATGTCTCGGCGGGGTCTTCCTCGGTGGCGTGATTGAGCGAATGGCCAAAGACTACAGACACTGCAGGGGAGGTTTGCCCGATCTCGTCGTGTGGAACACCACAAACAACACCTATAAG CTGGTGGAGGTGAAGGGCCCCAGCGATCGGCTGTCTCAAAAGCAGCAGATCTGGCTGGACGAGCTGCAGAGACTGGGGGCCGACGTGGAGGTGTGTCACGTGACGGCCactggagccagaggagctCGTCTGGAGGAAACAAACACATAA